AAAAAATAGTAAGTGATTTTGTTGTTAGTAGAGATATCGAAACAGCCATCGGGAAAGTTAATTTATTATATACGCCCAAAAGAAAAAAAATATTTATTGACACAAACGCCGTTGAAAATGTTCAGCGGCTGGATTCAGAAATTGCTAAGAAACTAGGAGATATTCTTAATGAAGAGTATGAAGACGAAAATACTTCTGCTAAGACAGAAGAAGCTTTACATAAAGAAGAGTTAACCATTAGCATAACAAATAAAGATTCTGAACCCGAAATTTCAAAATATCTTGAAGAATTAAATTTTACAGAAATTCAATGTGAAATTTTAACGAGGTTCGAAAAACACAGTTTTACCATTTTTCAAAATGATCTTAAAGATTTTATTCAATCTAAAAATCTTTTCATGGGTTCAGCAATAGATTCAATAAACGAGGTTTGTTACGAAATTCTTGACGATGTTTTGATTGAAGAAGAAGATGAATATTTTACCATTAATACAGATTATTATAAAAAACTTTTAAACAATGATTGACAATATTAAACCTAAGGAAGCCACATCTATTATCAATTCTCTTGTGAGCGGAGTTGTTCCTAAAATTGGTGTTCAGCATATCACCGTAGGCCGGTCGGAAGAAGTAAATGCTTCTATTTCAGCTTTGGAAGATGTGAAAAACGGGCATAGTTTAGTGAAATTCTGGATCGGAGATTTCGGAAGCGGAAAATCATTTATGCTTCATTTATTAAATACGGTGGCTTTAAAACAAAAATTTGTTGTTGCGAACGCAGATTTCACACCGGACAACAGATTGTATTCAAACGACGGAAAGGCGGTGATTCTGTATACTGCAATCATGGATAATATCGCAATCCAGACCAAACCGGAAGGTGGTGCTTTGCAGACTTTGCTCGAAAAATGGATTGAACAGGTGATTGCAAAAACTGCAGAAGCGAATACTATTTCGCTGGCTGATATCAGGAATGAACAGTATTTGGAAATTATTCAAAACTCAATCATGAAAACAGTTAATGAAATCACAGAAGTTGGCGGATTTGACTTTGGTTCTGTGATTGTAAAATATTATGAGGGATATATTAAAAATGATGAGTTATTACGGAGAAATGCTCTGAAATGGCTAAAAGGAGAATATACTACAAAAACAGAAGCAAGGCAGGATCTGGGAGTTCGTGAGATCATTAACGATTCAAATTATTATGATATGCTGAAGAATTTCTGTAAGTTTTTCGTGAGTATGGGATATAGCGGTTTCATGATCAATCTGGATGAAGCAATCAATCTTTATAAGATTTCAACGGCTGCGGCACGCGAAAAAAACTATGAAAAAATACTTTCTATTTATAATGACTGTTTTCAGGGGAAAATTTCAAATCTCTTTATCAATTTTGCAGGAACAGAAGAGTTTTTAGAGAACGAAAGAAGAGGATTATTCAGTTATCAGGCTCTAAAATCGAGATTGGAAACAAATAAATTTGAAACACTTGAAATCAGAGATTTTGCCCAACCGGTCATCAAATTAACGCCTTTAAATCATAATGAGATCTTTGTCTTACTTAAAAAACTGAAATTTATTTTTGATTGTAATTATAAAACGGATCTTGATATTTCAGATGAAGAAATCTCGTCTTTCATGGAGGAAATCTTTAATAAACCGGGAGCTTCAGAGTTTTTAACTCCTAGGGAAGTGATTCGTGACTTCCTGAATATTCTAAATATTATCAGACAGAATCCGGATGTTGATAAAAAAAGACTGTTCGGCGAAATTGAAATTGAGGATGAAAGACCGAATGATGCTGCCTTCATTAATACGATTGAAGAAATATGATACAGCAGTCATTTGATATGCTCTCACCACCGATCAGGAAATATATTTATGAGAAGGGTTGGGGGAGTTTAAGACCCATTCAGGATGCGGCGATAAAAAGAATTATCCCCACAGACAATAACTACGTTTTAATATCAAGAACAGCTTCAGGCAAAACTGAGGCTGCTTTCTTGCCTATTTTATCAAAAGTGAATTTTAAAGAGCAAGGGGTAAAAGTTCTTTATATTTCACCTTTAATTGCATTGATTAATGATCAGTTTTTAAGGGTTGAAAAGCTTTGTGAATATTTAGATGTTCCGGTTACCAAATGGCACGGAGAAGCTTCGAAAGGAGCAAAAGACAGACTAGTAAAAAATCCTGAAGGCATTGTTCTCATTACTCCCGAATCCATAGAGGCGATGTTCGTGAACAAACCCTATTATATTCGCCATCTGTTCTCAAATTTAGAATATATTGTTATTGACGAAATTCATTCTTTTTTAGGTTCGGATCGTGGAATTCAATTACAATCTTTATTAAACCGTTTACAGAGAATCAATAATAAAAAATTCAGTATTGTGGGTTTATCTGCTACAGTAAGTGATGTAAACCAATATGTTGAGCTAAAAGAGTTTTTAGGGAATTCTGAAAATACTAAAATTATTCGTGATACTACACCCAAGCCAATCAATGCTGTTTTTAAGTATTTCGAGACGAGTACAAGTGAATTACCTTCTCTGTTATTAGACGATATATACAGCCGAACTAGAGACCGTAAAACCTTAATTTTTCCTAATGCCAGAGGTCGCGTGGAAGAAGTTGCTGTAAAGCTTAAAAAAACAGCGAATAGACTGGGCGGGCATACGAATTATTTTTCGCATCATTCGTCCGTTGATAAGGAAGTTCGCGAATATGTGGAACTTTTTGCTAAAAACAGTACTGGTCAAAACTTCTGCATTTCCTGTACTTCCACTTTAGAGCTGGGAATTGATATAGGAAACGTAGACGAAGTAGTTCAGATTGATGCAACGCACAGTATTGCTTCGTTAATTCAAAGAGTGGGGCGAAGTGGTCGGCGTGAGGGGAAATCCAGCAATCTTTTTCTGTATGCAACAGATCCTTGGAGTCTGCTACAATCGTTGGCATGCTGGCTATTATATAAAGAGCAATATATTGAGCCTATTTCTGTGAATAAAAAACCATATGATATTTTGGTTCATCAGATTTTATCAGTTGTTAAAGGGAGTTCCGGTATATCATTGAGTGAGCTTACAGAGCAATTTACTTCAAATTCTACATTTTCAGATATTGAATATGAAGTGATAATTGAAATTATCAACCATCTGACTGCAATTGATTTCTTAGAAAAACTAGGAAATGAATATATTGTTGGAATTGAAGGCGAAAAACTGGTAAATACCAAAGATTTTTATATTCTTTTCAAAACAGAAATACTATTTAAAGTTTCTAATCAAGGGGTGAAAATAGGCGAGTTGCCTTTGTCTCCTAAAATTGATATTGATGAAAATATTTACCTTTCTGCTAAAATATGGAAAATTAAAAATATTGACTTTGATACAAAAAAGATTGAAGTAATTCCTGCTTATGATGGGGATAAGCCTCTTTTTGATAGTGAGGGTGGTTTAGTTTCTTCTAAAATAAAAGAGAAGATGCTTGAGATTCTGACTTCTGATGAAAAATATGATTTATTGGACAGCAATGGACAATTATGTATTTCTGATTTACAAAGTGATTTCGTTGGTTTCAGTATAGTAGATAGTATGACAGACAGGCCTTTACGGTCAAGTAATGAGAATCTATTTTTTTATCCTTTTATCGGTTCTAAAATTGTTGAGACATTAAAATTTGTATTTGAGAAAGCAAATATCTCTTTTGATTATTATCCACTTAATGATGAATTTAAAATGAAAATGTTGAGTTCTGAATTTATTGCACGAGTTAAAAATATTGATTTTAAAATCCTAGATACTAATGAATATTTGCATCAGTTAATAAAAACGAGTCCTGAAATTCTTGATTTTTCAAAATGGGGGAAATTCCTTCCCATACAATATCAGATAGAACTACTCAAAAACAATTATTACGATTTTGAAGGCTGTCAGCATTTTCTTCAAAATTTAAATTTTATTGAAAATTAATTATAATTAGAAGATTGCTTTATCGGCTGGGATAAAGCAATTTTTATATTTAAACTACCAGTTGCTCAATCCGTTCTCAAGTGCTTTAGCATAATTATCTTCATCAAATGAATACAGATCCGGAGCTTTATGCGCGCCACCGGTTCTTCTTTCATCCAGCTTTTTTAAAATTCCTAGATTTTTAATTTTTCTATAAAAATTTCCTCTGTTAAGCTCTTTTCCGAGAATAACTTCGTATAATTTTTGCAGCTCAGAAAGGGTAAATTTTTCGGGTAATAAATTAAATCCGATAGGTTTATGCGAGATTTTCTCTCTTAAAGTTAATAGAGCTTTTTCGATGATTTCACGGTGATCCATTGCCAATTCGATGTTGGGCAACTCACTTAAATAGATCCATTCACAGCTTTCACTGAATTCATCACGAATCAGATTAAAGCGATCAGGATTGTAAAGAGCATAAAATCCAATGGTTACAAATCTTTGTTTATGGAAAAGAGTTTCATCAAAATCTTCGAAATAAAATTCACTTCTATTTTTCTTCCCGAACACCGCAAATTGCTCAAGATATACTTCCGTCACTCCGGCGCGGTCTTTTAGAATTCTCATAACGGCATCATCGAGGTCTTCATCCTTTCTGACATATCCGCCAGGCAGAAACCACTGCTTTCTGTAATTCATTTTCAGCAGTAAAACTTTTAGTTCGTTTTGATCAAAACCAAAAATAACAGGATCGGCTGACAGGTGAGGAATAAAAATTTCCTTTGCCTCAATTGATTTTTTTAAAAATTGCTCTTTAGAATCCATTATTAGAAATCAAAAATGTGTATTTACAAATTTAGTGATAAAAAAATGGAGTAAAGACGAAAAAGAAGGTCTTGAGGTACTTTTTGGGGAAATTTTAACGTGATATTAATCATTGTTTCAATAAGAATCAATGGTTATTTTTTTTAATTTGCAAAAAATATAAATCTGTAATACAGTTTGTTATATTAAATATTAAGAAAATTTAATATTTTTTTTGGTGAATTCATTGAAACAATGTAGTATTGTATTGCTTCGCATGGAAGCAATGAAAACGAACACTTTTTTGAACGAAATTTATTCGAAATGACTCTTTCCAAAGAGTAGGTTTTAGTTGAAAATGGAGATGAACCATTTAATTAAAATAAAAAATAGGGTTTGAAAATGAGATGAAACGTTTCGCCCATTTAAACCTCGTTCCGATATGCTGATGAATAGCCGGTTTTGGAAAGCAACCCAATCCGGTGTTGATGAAAAATAAAGTCCATCCAATATGTTTTGGATGCAGGATATTCCTGTGTCTTTATGTAAAAATTGCTAAACAACAACGTAAGAAGAAATTATACTAACTAACTGTACGATGAGAAAATCAACTTTAAAAATTTCAGCATTGGGGCTGATGTTTTCCTTTGCCGTAGCTTTTGGGCAGGAGACGGACAGCCTTGCGGTGAAAAGCGCTTTGAAAGAGGCTTCTAAAACCGAAGAAGGCGTAAAGACCGTTACCACTTCCTCCAAAGAAGATAACAACAGGAATGTGATGCTTAATGCGGCTAACAACACCAGCCCAAGGGACGTAAACATCGGTTTACCGGCAACGGTTGGAGGAATTACCATCCTTGAAAATGATTTGCCTGCCGTTTACTTTTTCTGGCCGGAACTTCCCAACAAAACATGGAGACAAAGTGTAGGTTTAGAGAGAACCGGACTTTTAAAAATGGATCAATTGGCCAATACCATGGGGGATCTTGGTTTCGCGGTGAATTCTTATTCTCAAACGGGAACGAAAGAACTTAAAGTAAAAGGAAAGTTTACGACGAGTACTTTTGGATGGCTACAGGGTGATGTGAATGTTTCAGGACCGATTTCTAAAAACGGATGGACATATACTGCCGGAGCTTTTGTTAACTATGATCCGAGTACTTTCAAACTAGGTTTTGCCAGAAATGTGGATGAAACAAAGATCTTCAGAGTGGGTGCTACGAAATATTTTAAAGATAATAAAGGTCAGATCTCATTTTTGTACAAATATTCAGATTCTTATAACGTAGGAAATTACGCGGTTTTCCAATATGGTGAAAACGGTAAAGTGACGGAGCTTGATAATTTTAAGATTGGTAGAGATTCTTACGTGGTGAATGACGGACAGATCAGAATGAAAGATATTCTGACCGGACGTGACTTCTGGGCAAGCATGAGCGGCAGTGATAACAGTTCAAAGGCTCATAATATTGATATTTTAGGTAATTATCTGTTGAATAACGGCTGGAATTTCAAATTCTCCACAAGAGCTCACTTTGCGGATGTGAAGATGGCGAATATTATCCCTTTGAGTATTTTCAATGCAGATTCTTCGGCGGGTTATACGCTGGCTTCTAATGGCCAGGCTTACTCTGGTCCTGTGGGAACGCAATTGGCGATGTATACTCCTAAAACACCGATTACGAATATTGCAGGGCGTTTCTCTTTAAACAAGCAAATCGGAGATCACAATGTGACCGTTGGGATCTTGGAACAGTATTATAATATTGATAAATTCACGTCCAACAGATCGTTCTTCTTCCAGACGGTGGGGGCACAGCCGGAAAGATTAATCGGTCCTTCAACCGATTCCAATGGTTTCTACAATTATAATGTTGGCGGAGAATTCCACAGCGGAACTGAAAATAAATTATCAGTATATGCTGCAGATGACTGGAAAGTATCTGATAATTTTAACCTAAGCTATGGGCTTCATTTAAGAAATCATATGATCGATGGTGAATTTTCTATGACGCCGAGATCGCCTAATTTTGTTTTTGCAGCGAATGATTTCCAAAACATTAAAGAAAGTTGGTTTCATGTGGGAGGAAGTGTAAATGCTACTTATAATATCAGCAAAAATTTCGGTGTTTTGGCAAATTTCCTTTATACAGAAGAAAACAGAAGATTAGAGAGTTATTCTCAGCCATTTACTCCTGATATGAAGAAAATCAGAAGTCCTTTGGGAGCGATCGGAGTTTTCTGGAATACAGATTATATCCAATTGATTTCTCAGGCTACCTGGTTAACGAAAAACGGATATTTAGGAAGATACAACCTTGTAAACCCGAACAACAGCACTCAGGTTGAAGTGGCGAGTGTAGATTACAGCATCCAGACTTTGGGCTGGACAACCGATTTCGTTTTGAAGCCTTTCAAAGGATTTAACTTCCATTATTTAATTACATTCCAAAATCCGGTGTATAAAGATTTCGCATTCAGTGCTTTTGGCGAAAATTATAATTATGCTGATAAAAATGTATTGGGTGTTTCTAAAGTTTTAATGGAAATCGATCCTAGTTATACCATTGATAAATGGAGATTCTGGGCAAGTTTCAGATATTTCTCAAAACAATACGCGAATCTTACCAACGCCTTGTATTTCGCACCAAGATGGGAAACTTTTGGTGGGGTAAGCTATACAGTTAATAAAAATATCAATGTGGGAGCAACTGTAATTAACTTCTTAAACCAAAGAGGAGCCAGCGGAACCATCAACGGTGCTGAATTGATTACTGATGCAACGCCTTTCTATGGGAAGTTGTTGACGGGAACGTACATTATGCCATTGACAGGTCAGTTCTCAGTAAGCTTTAATTTCTAAAATATAAACAATGAAAAGAACAGTTTTAAATGTAGCCGCTTTATTTTTTGGAATAACAGCATTTTCGCAAAACATTCAGACGGTAACCAATTCAAAAGGTCCTGCATTGGGATATTCCGCAGAGTCTGGGGTAAAAATCCTTACGGTTGGCGGAAATAAGTTTAAAGATCTCAACAGAAACGGAAAGCTTGATAAGTATGAAGACTGGAGACTTCCGGTTGATGAAAGAGCGAAAGATTTAGCTTCAAAAATGAGCATTGAACAGATCGCAGGTTTGATGCTGTATAGTGGCCATCAATCGGTTCCTGCTCCTGCAGATGGTTTCAGAGCAGGAAAATATAACGGAATGTTATACAAAGAAAGCGGTGCAAAAGCTTCTGATTTAACAGATCAGCAAAAGAAATTTCTAAAAGACGATAATCTTCGCCACGTTTTGGTAACAACGGTTGAATCTCCGGAAGTTGCAGCACAGTGGAGCAATAATATTCAGGCATATATCGAAGGCTTAGGATTGGGAATCCCCGCCAATAACAGTACAGACCCGAGACATTCGGCAACGGTGACTGCAGAATTCAATGAAGGCGCGGGTGGACAAATTTCTCTTTGGCCAGATGGTTTGGCAATGGGTGCCACTTTCGACCCCGAATTGGTTAGAAAATTCGGAA
The sequence above is a segment of the Chryseobacterium sp. MYb264 genome. Coding sequences within it:
- a CDS encoding TonB-dependent receptor, which translates into the protein MRKSTLKISALGLMFSFAVAFGQETDSLAVKSALKEASKTEEGVKTVTTSSKEDNNRNVMLNAANNTSPRDVNIGLPATVGGITILENDLPAVYFFWPELPNKTWRQSVGLERTGLLKMDQLANTMGDLGFAVNSYSQTGTKELKVKGKFTTSTFGWLQGDVNVSGPISKNGWTYTAGAFVNYDPSTFKLGFARNVDETKIFRVGATKYFKDNKGQISFLYKYSDSYNVGNYAVFQYGENGKVTELDNFKIGRDSYVVNDGQIRMKDILTGRDFWASMSGSDNSSKAHNIDILGNYLLNNGWNFKFSTRAHFADVKMANIIPLSIFNADSSAGYTLASNGQAYSGPVGTQLAMYTPKTPITNIAGRFSLNKQIGDHNVTVGILEQYYNIDKFTSNRSFFFQTVGAQPERLIGPSTDSNGFYNYNVGGEFHSGTENKLSVYAADDWKVSDNFNLSYGLHLRNHMIDGEFSMTPRSPNFVFAANDFQNIKESWFHVGGSVNATYNISKNFGVLANFLYTEENRRLESYSQPFTPDMKKIRSPLGAIGVFWNTDYIQLISQATWLTKNGYLGRYNLVNPNNSTQVEVASVDYSIQTLGWTTDFVLKPFKGFNFHYLITFQNPVYKDFAFSAFGENYNYADKNVLGVSKVLMEIDPSYTIDKWRFWASFRYFSKQYANLTNALYFAPRWETFGGVSYTVNKNINVGATVINFLNQRGASGTINGAELITDATPFYGKLLTGTYIMPLTGQFSVSFNF
- a CDS encoding DEAD/DEAH box helicase, with amino-acid sequence MIQQSFDMLSPPIRKYIYEKGWGSLRPIQDAAIKRIIPTDNNYVLISRTASGKTEAAFLPILSKVNFKEQGVKVLYISPLIALINDQFLRVEKLCEYLDVPVTKWHGEASKGAKDRLVKNPEGIVLITPESIEAMFVNKPYYIRHLFSNLEYIVIDEIHSFLGSDRGIQLQSLLNRLQRINNKKFSIVGLSATVSDVNQYVELKEFLGNSENTKIIRDTTPKPINAVFKYFETSTSELPSLLLDDIYSRTRDRKTLIFPNARGRVEEVAVKLKKTANRLGGHTNYFSHHSSVDKEVREYVELFAKNSTGQNFCISCTSTLELGIDIGNVDEVVQIDATHSIASLIQRVGRSGRREGKSSNLFLYATDPWSLLQSLACWLLYKEQYIEPISVNKKPYDILVHQILSVVKGSSGISLSELTEQFTSNSTFSDIEYEVIIEIINHLTAIDFLEKLGNEYIVGIEGEKLVNTKDFYILFKTEILFKVSNQGVKIGELPLSPKIDIDENIYLSAKIWKIKNIDFDTKKIEVIPAYDGDKPLFDSEGGLVSSKIKEKMLEILTSDEKYDLLDSNGQLCISDLQSDFVGFSIVDSMTDRPLRSSNENLFFYPFIGSKIVETLKFVFEKANISFDYYPLNDEFKMKMLSSEFIARVKNIDFKILDTNEYLHQLIKTSPEILDFSKWGKFLPIQYQIELLKNNYYDFEGCQHFLQNLNFIEN
- a CDS encoding ATP-binding protein, translating into MIDNIKPKEATSIINSLVSGVVPKIGVQHITVGRSEEVNASISALEDVKNGHSLVKFWIGDFGSGKSFMLHLLNTVALKQKFVVANADFTPDNRLYSNDGKAVILYTAIMDNIAIQTKPEGGALQTLLEKWIEQVIAKTAEANTISLADIRNEQYLEIIQNSIMKTVNEITEVGGFDFGSVIVKYYEGYIKNDELLRRNALKWLKGEYTTKTEARQDLGVREIINDSNYYDMLKNFCKFFVSMGYSGFMINLDEAINLYKISTAAAREKNYEKILSIYNDCFQGKISNLFINFAGTEEFLENERRGLFSYQALKSRLETNKFETLEIRDFAQPVIKLTPLNHNEIFVLLKKLKFIFDCNYKTDLDISDEEISSFMEEIFNKPGASEFLTPREVIRDFLNILNIIRQNPDVDKKRLFGEIEIEDERPNDAAFINTIEEI
- a CDS encoding NUDIX hydrolase, which gives rise to MDSKEQFLKKSIEAKEIFIPHLSADPVIFGFDQNELKVLLLKMNYRKQWFLPGGYVRKDEDLDDAVMRILKDRAGVTEVYLEQFAVFGKKNRSEFYFEDFDETLFHKQRFVTIGFYALYNPDRFNLIRDEFSESCEWIYLSELPNIELAMDHREIIEKALLTLREKISHKPIGFNLLPEKFTLSELQKLYEVILGKELNRGNFYRKIKNLGILKKLDERRTGGAHKAPDLYSFDEDNYAKALENGLSNW